In a single window of the Zea mays cultivar B73 chromosome 5, Zm-B73-REFERENCE-NAM-5.0, whole genome shotgun sequence genome:
- the LOC542086 gene encoding protein BRICK1 encodes MGRGGGMGNPVNVGIAVQADWENREFISNISLNVRRLFDFLLRFEATTKSKLASLNEKLDILERKLEVLEVQVGSATTNPSVFN; translated from the exons ATGGGTCGCGGCGGCGGGATGGGGAACCCAGTCAACGTGGGCATCGCGGTGCAGGCGGACTGGGAGAACCGCGAGTTCATCTCCAACATCTCCCTCAACGTCCGACGCCTCTTCGACTTCCTCCTCAGATTCG AAGCTACGACGAAGAGCAAGCTGGCAAGTTTGAACGAGAAGCTGGACATCCTAGAGCGGAAGCTGGAGGTGCTTGAAGTCCAAGTGGGCAGCGCGACGACCAACCCTTCCGTCTTCAACTAG
- the LOC100278793 gene encoding uncharacterized protein LOC100278793 produces the protein MMNSQKLQLPVQDLMSLRGRSFIISKVMMHQCTAAASSSSSPAPAARGLQVAAHPSSSRRRRPRGLVAAAGSDDDECASAGGESESSSSGGKDDGGGGLSREDLERLVGSDEDAKFNGLDLANLIRKKYGRSYDVTLIKKEFMGRNLLAMNVMWKYREQRSFPLSEEEYLLRLDDVANTLKCWGAVAHVRNTLEKLKERPRIGKAVSIFIDMDQTGGRSNEWIYK, from the exons ATGATGAACTCTCAGAAGCTGCAGCTGCCCGTTCAGGATCTGATGAGTCTGAGAGGGAGATCATTCATCATCAGCAAGGTGATGATGCACCAGTGCACTGCAGCTgcttcgtcgtcgtcttcacctgCTCCTGCTGCTAGAGGCCTGCAGGTTGCTGCCCATCCCAGTTCCAGCAGGAGGCGGCGTCCTCGTGGCCTCGTTGCCGCGGCCGGCAGTGACGACGACGAATGCGCTTCAGCTGGTGGTGAGtccgagtcgtcgtcgtcgggcgggaAAGACGATGGCGGCGGCGGCTTGTCCCGAGAGGATCTGGAACGCCTGGTCGGGAGTGACGAAGATGCCAAGTTCAATGGGTTGGATCTTGCAAACCTCATCAGGAAGAAGTACGGTAGATCGTACGATGTGACGCTGATAAAGAAA GAGTTCATGGGGAGGAATCTGCTGGCCATGAATGTGATGTGGAAGTACAGGGAGCAA AGATCGTTCCCGCTGAGCGAGGAggagtacctgctgcggctggacGATGTCGCCAACACGCTCAAGTGCTGGGGAGCCGTGGCGCACGTGCGCAACACGCTGGAGAAGCTCAAGGAGAGGCCGCGCATCGGCAAGGCCGTCAGCATCTTCATCGACATGGACCAGACCGGAGGCCGCTCCAACGAATGGATTTACAAGTAG
- the LOC100273532 gene encoding Organellar oligopeptidase A, chloroplastic/mitochondrial-like has product MAASDNPLLVADFDFPPFDRVEPSHVRPGIHELLTRLEGELEELEKGIEPTWAKLVEPLERITDRLEVIWGMVDHLKSVKDSADLRAAVEEVQPVKVSFQLRLGQSKPIYEAFKAIRNSSNWDSLSDARKRIVEAQIKEAVLSGVALEDEQRKKFNQIEQELEKLTQKFSENVLDATKKFEKLITDKKEIEGLPATALGLAAQTAVSKGHENATAENGPWVITLDAPSYIPVMQHARNRELREEVYRAYLTRASSSELDNTNIICQILKLRLEKAKLLGYKNYAEVSMAQKMATVERVEELLEKLRAASWDHAVKDMEDLKVFAKDSGSPEANDLTHWDLTFWSERLRESKYDINEEELRPYFALPKVMDGLFTLAHKLFGVTVEPADGLAPIWHSDVKFYCVKDSSSSPVAYFYFDPYSRPSEKRGGAWMNVVFSRSRVLARNGLAARLPVAHIVCNQTPPVGEKPSLMTFREVETVFHEFGHALQHMLTKQDEGFVAGIRGVEWDAVELPSQFMENWCYHKNTLLSIAKHYETGETLPEEIYAKLVAAKNFRAGTLSLRQIRFASVDMELHTSYDPNGSVSIYDVDQRVAERTQVLAPLPEDRFLCSFSHIFAGGYAAGYYSYKWAEVLSADAFSAFEDAGLDDEKAIEETGRRFRDTVLALGGGKSPLEVFVSFRGREPSPEPLLRQNGLLPVAA; this is encoded by the exons ATGGCCGCCTCCGACAACCCCCTCCTCGTCGCCGACTTCGACTTCCCGCCCTTCGACCGCGTCGAGCCCAGCCACGTCCGCCCCGGCATCCACGAACTGCTAACACGACTC GAGGGCGAGCTTGAAGAGCTCGAGAAGGGCATCGAGCCCACGTGGGCGAAGCTGGTCGAGCCGCTAGAACGCATCACCGACAGGCTCGAGGTGATCTGGGGCATGGTCGATCACCTCAAGTCCGTCAAGGACTCCGCTGATCTCCGCGCCGCCGTAGAGGAAGTGCAG CCCGTAAAAGTCAGTTTCCAACTAAGGCTAGGACAGAGCAAGCCTATCTATGAAGCTTTCAAGGCCATCAGGAACTCTTCTAATTGGGACAGTCTCAGCGATGCTCGCAAGCGTATAGTTGAAG CTCAAATAAAGGAAGCTGTTCTCAGTGGAGTTGCACTTGAGGATGAACAAAGGAAGAAATTTAACCAAATCGAACAA GAGCTTGAAAAACTGACACAAAAGTTTAGTGAAAATGTGCTGGATgccacaaagaaattcgagaagtTAATTACTGATAAGAAAGAAATTGAGGGTTTACCTGCTACAGCCCTTGGTTTAGCAGCGCAGACTGCTGTGTCAAAG GGCCATGAAAATGCTACAGCTGAAAATGGACCTTGGGTTATCACGTTGGATGCACCAAGCTATATTCCTGTTATGCAACATGCTCGAAACAGAGAGCTCCGGGAAGAAGTTTATCGTGCTTATCTGACCCGCGCCTCAAGCAGTGAACTTGATAACACCAATATCATCTGCCAAATTCTAAAGTTAAGGCTAGAGAAGGCTAAACTTCTTGGCTACAAGAACTATGCTGAG GTAAGCATGGCTCAGAAAATGGCAACTGTTGAGCGAGTAGAAGAGCTTCTCGAGAAGCTGCGTGCTGCTTCCTGGGATCATGCTGTCAAAG ATATGGAAGATCTGAAAGTCTTTGCGAAAGATTCTGGTTCTCCTGAAGCTAATGATTTGACTCACTGGGACCTTACCTTCTGGAGTGAACGACTGAGAGAGTCTAAATATGATATCAATGAG GAAGAGCTGCGCCCTTATTTTGCACTACCCAAGGTTATGGATGGCCTCTTCACTCTGGCACATAAGCTTTTTGGAGTTACTGTTGAACCTGCAGATGGGCTGGCTCCG ATCTGGCACAGTGATGTCAAATTTTATTGTGTCAAAGACTCTTCCAGTAGCCCTGTTGCTTACTTTTACTTCGATCCTTATTCAAGACCATCTGAAAAGCGTGGAGGGGCTTGGATGAATGTAGTCTTTTCTCGAAGTCGCGTGCTAGCTCGCAATGGTTTGGCTGCTAGGCTGCCTGTTGCCCATATAGTGTGCAATCAGACTCCACCAGTTGGCGAGAAGCCCAGTCTCATGACCTTCCGTGAG GTTGAAACTGTGTTCCATGAATTTGGGCACGCCCTTCAGCACATGCTTACTAAACAAGATGAAGGCTTTGTTGCTGGCATTCGTGGAGTTGAATGGGATGCTGTAGAGTTACCCTCCCAGTTCATGGAGAACTGGTGCTATCACAA GAATACTCTTTTGAGCATTGCAAAACATTATGAAACCGGTGAAACTCTTCCAGAGGAAATTTATGCGAAGCTTGTAGCTGCAAAGAATTTCCGTGCTGGCACCTTGAGCCTGCGTCAG ATACGATTTGCCAGTGTAGATATGGAGCTTCATACAAGTTATGACCCCAATGGCTCAGTGTCCATATATGATGTGGACCAAAGAGTTGCAGAACGGACACAAGTTCTTGCTCCTCTGCCGGAGGACAGATTCCTGTGCAGCTTTAGCCATATTTTTGCAG GTGGCTATGCTGCTGGATACTACAGTTACAAG TGGGCTGAAGTACTGTCAGCTGATGCATTCTCAGCTTTTGAAGACGCTGGTTTGGATGATGAGAAG GCAATCGAGGAAACTGGCAGACGATTCAGAGACACTGTTCTTGCGCTTGGAGGTGGAAAGTCTCCGCTTGAG GTGTTCGTTTCATTCCGAGGACGGGAGCCTTCGCCTGAACCACTTCTTAGACAAAACGGCTTGCTTCCTGTTGCTGCCTAG
- the LOC100278793 gene encoding uncharacterized protein isoform X1: protein MMNSQKLQLPVQDLMSLRGRSFIISKVAAHPSSSRRRRPRGLVAAAGSDDDECASAGGESESSSSGGKDDGGGGLSREDLERLVGSDEDAKFNGLDLANLIRKKYGRSYDVTLIKKEFMGRNLLAMNVMWKYREQRSFPLSEEEYLLRLDDVANTLKCWGAVAHVRNTLEKLKERPRIGKAVSIFIDMDQTGGRSNEWIYK from the exons ATGATGAACTCTCAGAAGCTGCAGCTGCCCGTTCAGGATCTGATGAGTCTGAGAGGGAGATCATTCATCATCAGCAAG GTTGCTGCCCATCCCAGTTCCAGCAGGAGGCGGCGTCCTCGTGGCCTCGTTGCCGCGGCCGGCAGTGACGACGACGAATGCGCTTCAGCTGGTGGTGAGtccgagtcgtcgtcgtcgggcgggaAAGACGATGGCGGCGGCGGCTTGTCCCGAGAGGATCTGGAACGCCTGGTCGGGAGTGACGAAGATGCCAAGTTCAATGGGTTGGATCTTGCAAACCTCATCAGGAAGAAGTACGGTAGATCGTACGATGTGACGCTGATAAAGAAA GAGTTCATGGGGAGGAATCTGCTGGCCATGAATGTGATGTGGAAGTACAGGGAGCAA AGATCGTTCCCGCTGAGCGAGGAggagtacctgctgcggctggacGATGTCGCCAACACGCTCAAGTGCTGGGGAGCCGTGGCGCACGTGCGCAACACGCTGGAGAAGCTCAAGGAGAGGCCGCGCATCGGCAAGGCCGTCAGCATCTTCATCGACATGGACCAGACCGGAGGCCGCTCCAACGAATGGATTTACAAGTAG